In Xylanibacter ruminicola 23, a single genomic region encodes these proteins:
- a CDS encoding glycoside hydrolase family 3 protein → MKIFKTWITAAVLFGGLLLTACTNDDNPSGSSAGSVEEQLRKMTLREKVGQMFYVRPEALDTTIHWSSFEELSPYKLQQINDCMAGVVKNYPIGGMILYAWNIEDENQLSSFISQIRALNGSPLLCIDEEGGRVSRLANHPNFNLPKYESMESIGETGDPANAYECANTIGTYLTRYGFDIDFAPVADVNTNPDNVVIGKRAFSSDPAVAASMVTSYLQGLKDAGITGCIKHFPGHGDTTADTHYGYAKSMKTWDEMMDCEMVTFRAGIAWGCELIMTAHIATPNVTGTDEPATMSPVILKDKLRGELGYRNIIVTDAISMGAITKQYTNAEAAVGCIKAGADIVLDPRNLVEAFDAVIAAVNDGTLSEARINQSVRRILTLKQQIRNRTK, encoded by the coding sequence ATGAAAATTTTTAAAACATGGATTACCGCCGCAGTGCTTTTTGGCGGATTGCTGTTAACAGCTTGTACTAACGATGACAACCCCAGTGGCAGCTCGGCCGGTAGCGTTGAGGAGCAGCTGCGAAAAATGACCCTTCGTGAAAAAGTAGGTCAGATGTTCTACGTGCGCCCCGAGGCCCTCGACACCACGATACACTGGAGCAGTTTCGAAGAACTTTCGCCCTACAAACTGCAGCAGATTAACGATTGCATGGCAGGTGTGGTTAAGAACTATCCCATAGGTGGCATGATACTCTATGCCTGGAACATCGAAGATGAAAACCAACTCTCTTCTTTCATCTCGCAGATACGTGCTCTCAATGGTAGTCCGTTGCTGTGTATCGACGAGGAGGGCGGTCGCGTGTCGCGCCTGGCCAACCATCCCAACTTCAATCTGCCCAAATATGAGTCGATGGAGTCGATTGGCGAAACCGGCGATCCCGCCAATGCCTACGAGTGCGCTAACACCATCGGCACCTATCTTACCCGTTATGGTTTCGACATCGATTTTGCCCCAGTGGCCGATGTCAACACCAATCCCGACAATGTTGTGATTGGTAAGCGCGCCTTCAGTAGCGATCCGGCTGTGGCAGCATCCATGGTAACCAGCTACCTGCAGGGGCTGAAAGATGCTGGCATCACGGGCTGCATCAAGCATTTCCCCGGACATGGCGACACCACTGCCGACACCCATTACGGCTATGCCAAATCTATGAAGACCTGGGACGAGATGATGGATTGCGAGATGGTAACCTTCCGTGCAGGTATCGCCTGGGGCTGCGAGCTGATTATGACTGCCCACATTGCAACCCCCAACGTGACTGGTACTGATGAGCCCGCCACCATGTCGCCCGTCATCCTTAAGGATAAGCTGCGTGGCGAGTTAGGCTATCGTAACATCATCGTTACCGACGCCATCAGCATGGGCGCCATTACCAAGCAGTACACCAACGCCGAAGCCGCTGTGGGCTGTATCAAGGCCGGTGCAGATATCGTGCTCGATCCCCGCAATCTGGTCGAGGCCTTCGATGCCGTGATAGCCGCCGTTAACGATGGCACCCTCAGCGAGGCCCGCATCAACCAGAGTGTTCGCCGCATCCTAACCCTCAAGCAGCAAATCCGCAACCGCACCAAGTAA
- a CDS encoding HNH endonuclease — protein MDRLGFIKFNTRFSTEKSGKASSYARAIAILDDVLQHQNEIVFSGKSLYEISDPDEIEKILDFVNREVGKLKNGKPNIFDYDKNIPQSYLLKNFCSAALNSLIEYSQFETAEIIVAEETNPHLISTKLMAHYDITKEGEDVIYEAKRRKGQNYFRFMVLDNYGSRCALTGIDIPELLLASHIIPWSDKKHKSDRLNPCNGICLSALYDKAFDKGLITFKDDLTALFSNKLEANVGKEYFKQYFEPIRNKKLITPRKYLPSPEFLEWHRDCIFSKE, from the coding sequence ATGGATAGACTGGGGTTTATAAAGTTCAATACTCGCTTTTCTACTGAAAAATCAGGAAAGGCGAGCAGTTATGCTCGTGCAATAGCAATTTTGGATGATGTCTTGCAGCATCAAAACGAGATTGTTTTTAGTGGTAAGTCACTCTATGAAATATCCGATCCAGACGAGATTGAAAAGATTTTAGATTTTGTGAATCGAGAAGTTGGGAAATTGAAAAATGGTAAGCCAAACATCTTTGATTACGATAAAAATATACCCCAAAGTTATTTGCTGAAAAATTTTTGTTCAGCAGCATTGAATAGCTTGATAGAGTATTCTCAATTTGAGACTGCAGAAATTATTGTGGCAGAAGAAACGAATCCTCATCTGATTTCTACGAAATTAATGGCTCATTATGATATAACAAAGGAAGGTGAAGATGTAATATATGAAGCAAAACGTAGAAAGGGACAGAATTATTTTCGTTTCATGGTGCTTGACAACTATGGCTCGCGTTGTGCATTAACGGGTATTGATATACCAGAGTTATTGCTGGCTAGTCATATTATACCTTGGTCTGATAAAAAGCATAAAAGTGATCGACTTAATCCATGTAACGGTATCTGTTTGTCGGCTCTTTATGACAAGGCGTTTGATAAAGGACTGATTACGTTCAAAGACGATCTGACAGCATTATTCTCAAATAAGCTTGAAGCCAATGTTGGTAAGGAGTATTTTAAGCAATATTTCGAACCCATCAGGAATAAGAAACTTATAACTCCAAGGAAGTATCTTCCTAGTCCAGAATTCTTGGAATGGCATAGAGATTGTATTTTTAGTAAAGAATAA
- a CDS encoding glutaminase: MDYGQIIDKVYTACLPFANEGRQADYIPMLAEVDAKQFGLCLLTLDGNVYEQGNTRTRFSLQSISKVFALAMCLSQEADRLWQRMGKEPSGNAFNSLVQLEYEHGIPRNPFINAGAIVMADVLLSTLSRPEEQFLTFVRSLSGSSTVGFNRRVAQSEQSCGYLNAAIANLLKYHGNIRGDITRVLEFYFLMCSVEMSCHELAHAFLPFANHRQPFNYGGVSLTSSQVKRINAIMQTCGFYDEAGEFSYRVGLPGKSGVGGGIAAIHPLHYAVATWSPRLNIKGNSVMGMKALELLTSETEESIF; encoded by the coding sequence ATGGACTACGGACAGATTATAGATAAGGTGTACACAGCCTGCCTGCCCTTCGCCAATGAAGGGAGGCAGGCTGACTATATTCCCATGCTGGCAGAAGTAGATGCCAAACAGTTTGGCCTGTGCCTGCTGACGCTCGACGGGAATGTCTACGAGCAAGGCAACACGCGCACCCGCTTCTCGCTGCAGAGCATCAGCAAGGTGTTTGCCCTAGCCATGTGCCTCAGCCAGGAGGCTGACCGCCTGTGGCAGCGCATGGGTAAGGAGCCTTCCGGTAATGCGTTCAATTCGCTGGTACAGCTGGAATATGAACACGGCATTCCCCGCAATCCGTTCATCAACGCCGGTGCTATCGTCATGGCCGACGTGCTGCTCTCTACGCTGAGCCGCCCCGAGGAACAATTTCTGACCTTTGTCAGGAGCCTCAGTGGCAGCAGCACCGTGGGGTTCAACCGCCGTGTGGCACAGAGTGAACAAAGTTGCGGCTACCTGAACGCAGCCATTGCCAACCTGCTGAAATACCACGGCAACATTCGGGGTGACATTACCCGTGTACTAGAATTCTACTTCCTGATGTGCTCCGTAGAGATGTCGTGCCACGAGTTGGCCCACGCCTTCCTGCCCTTTGCCAACCATCGGCAACCATTCAACTATGGCGGCGTGTCGCTCACCTCGTCGCAGGTGAAACGCATAAATGCCATCATGCAGACCTGCGGATTCTATGACGAAGCCGGAGAATTCTCTTATCGCGTAGGCTTGCCGGGCAAGAGCGGCGTGGGAGGCGGCATAGCGGCCATCCATCCGCTGCACTATGCCGTAGCCACCTGGAGCCCCCGGCTTAACATAAAGGGTAACTCCGTCATGGGCATGAAGGCACTGGAACTGCTGACCTCTGAGACCGAAGAGTCTATCTTTTAA
- a CDS encoding (deoxy)nucleoside triphosphate pyrophosphohydrolase has protein sequence MKQIEVVAAIIHDEAGRIFATQRGYGDMKDGWEFPGGKMEPGETPEESLKREIWEELETNITVERLVKTVEWDYPKFHLTMHCFWCSVVSGALTLKEHEAARWLTIDQLDCVDWLPADLVVVEDIKKEE, from the coding sequence ATGAAACAGATTGAAGTAGTTGCAGCGATAATACACGATGAGGCTGGTCGCATTTTTGCCACGCAGCGAGGATACGGCGATATGAAAGATGGATGGGAGTTTCCTGGGGGCAAAATGGAACCTGGCGAAACGCCCGAAGAATCGTTGAAACGTGAAATTTGGGAAGAGCTGGAAACAAATATCACAGTGGAGCGGTTGGTTAAAACCGTAGAGTGGGATTATCCTAAGTTTCATTTAACTATGCATTGCTTCTGGTGTAGTGTAGTGAGTGGAGCCCTGACGCTTAAAGAGCACGAGGCAGCCCGCTGGCTAACTATAGATCAACTTGATTGTGTAGATTGGTTACCAGCCGATTTGGTGGTAGTTGAGGACATCAAAAAAGAGGAATGA
- a CDS encoding putative transporter, translating to MEWINNLIFNPSAMQTVVVLSLICALGLALGKIRVMGISLGVAFVFFVGILAGHFGFEVDSRMLDYAQSFGLILFVYCLGLSVGPGFFGSLAHEGVTLNLWGLAVILIGTAMAVCLCPLTGISMPDMAGLLCGATTNTPALGAAQQTLSQLGIPHSGTALGCAVTYPLGVVGVILAILFMRKFFVRPADLMPRSISEENETYIARFNVVNPAIVGKSLEEIATMTHLRFIISRIWRGDEVIVPKSTTQLQLDDRLMVVTKKEDASMLEILIGLHVEEPEDWNSEKVDWNALDNKMESRVVVLTKPILNGRRLGSLKIRHTYRVNISRITRGDIKLLATPDLRLQYGDRLHIVGDPKSVDAVEAFFGNSVQSLNEPNLAAIFIGIILGLALGSLPLQLPGMSIPVRLGIAGGPIVVGIIVGAFGPRFHLITYTTRSASLMLRKLGLSLYLASLGLDSGAQFFETVIRPEGILWICIGFALTVVPVLLVGMAALRSHKFDYGTICGILSGSMANPMALAYVNDTIEGNSPSVSYATVYPLGMFARVILVQMLLMIAGG from the coding sequence ATGGAGTGGATAAACAATCTGATTTTTAATCCATCGGCTATGCAGACCGTAGTGGTACTGTCGCTGATTTGTGCCTTGGGGCTTGCCTTGGGCAAGATTCGGGTCATGGGTATAAGCCTTGGCGTGGCATTCGTATTTTTTGTTGGTATCCTAGCAGGTCATTTCGGTTTTGAAGTAGATTCCAGGATGCTTGACTATGCCCAAAGTTTCGGTTTGATTCTGTTTGTCTATTGTCTCGGCCTGAGCGTGGGTCCCGGTTTCTTCGGTTCGCTGGCCCACGAGGGTGTTACACTCAACCTGTGGGGGCTGGCCGTCATTCTCATCGGCACGGCGATGGCAGTCTGTCTCTGTCCGCTTACAGGCATCAGTATGCCTGACATGGCGGGACTGCTCTGTGGAGCTACCACCAATACACCTGCACTGGGTGCTGCCCAGCAGACACTGTCACAGCTGGGCATCCCCCACAGTGGGACGGCCCTCGGTTGTGCCGTCACCTATCCGTTGGGTGTGGTAGGTGTCATCCTCGCCATCCTGTTTATGCGCAAATTTTTCGTACGCCCTGCCGACCTGATGCCCAGAAGTATCAGTGAAGAGAACGAGACCTACATTGCCCGGTTCAACGTGGTTAATCCCGCCATCGTTGGCAAGAGTCTGGAAGAGATTGCGACGATGACTCACTTGCGGTTTATCATCTCGCGTATCTGGCGCGGTGACGAAGTCATCGTGCCCAAGTCGACAACCCAACTACAGTTGGACGACCGCCTAATGGTAGTCACCAAAAAGGAAGATGCCTCAATGCTCGAAATCCTAATAGGCCTGCATGTGGAAGAGCCGGAAGACTGGAACAGCGAGAAGGTGGACTGGAATGCACTCGATAACAAGATGGAGAGCCGCGTGGTAGTGCTCACCAAACCGATACTCAACGGCAGGCGACTTGGCAGTCTGAAGATACGCCACACTTACCGTGTCAACATTAGCCGTATCACACGTGGTGACATCAAGTTGCTGGCCACGCCAGACCTGCGGTTGCAGTATGGTGACCGTCTTCACATCGTGGGTGACCCCAAGTCCGTCGATGCCGTTGAGGCTTTCTTCGGCAACAGCGTTCAGAGCCTAAACGAGCCCAACCTGGCCGCTATTTTCATTGGCATCATCCTCGGACTTGCCCTGGGCAGTCTCCCGCTCCAGTTGCCTGGCATGAGCATTCCGGTCAGGCTGGGCATCGCAGGAGGCCCCATCGTGGTAGGTATCATCGTGGGAGCTTTTGGGCCGCGGTTTCACCTCATCACCTACACTACCCGCAGTGCCTCGCTGATGCTCCGTAAGTTGGGGCTCTCGCTCTATCTGGCCTCTCTTGGTCTGGATAGTGGCGCACAGTTTTTCGAGACGGTCATAAGACCAGAAGGTATCCTCTGGATTTGCATAGGCTTTGCACTCACTGTTGTGCCTGTGCTATTGGTGGGCATGGCTGCCCTGCGGAGCCACAAGTTCGACTACGGCACCATCTGCGGCATCCTTAGCGGAAGTATGGCCAATCCGATGGCTTTGGCATATGTCAACGACACCATTGAGGGCAACAGTCCTTCCGTCAGTTATGCCACGGTCTATCCTTTGGGCATGTTCGCCAGAGTTATTCTCGTGCAGATGTTACTTATGATTGCGGGCGGCTGA
- a CDS encoding (deoxy)nucleoside triphosphate pyrophosphohydrolase: protein MKQIEVVAAIIRKDDKVFATQRGYGEWKDWWEFPGGKVEPGETPEAALKREIREELSTEISVDTFVCTVDYDYPKFHLTMHCYYCSLLDEALHLNEHEAARWLTLEQLDSVDWLPADLVVVEDIKKGE from the coding sequence ATGAAGCAGATTGAAGTAGTAGCAGCGATTATTCGCAAAGACGATAAGGTGTTCGCCACCCAGCGCGGTTATGGCGAATGGAAGGACTGGTGGGAGTTCCCCGGTGGTAAAGTAGAACCAGGCGAAACACCCGAGGCAGCCTTGAAACGTGAGATACGCGAGGAACTTTCTACAGAGATAAGCGTGGATACATTTGTGTGTACCGTAGATTACGATTACCCCAAGTTCCACCTTACCATGCATTGCTATTATTGCAGTTTGCTTGATGAGGCTTTACACCTTAACGAACACGAGGCTGCACGGTGGTTAACTCTAGAGCAACTTGATAGCGTAGATTGGTTGCCAGCCGATTTGGTGGTAGTTGAGGACATCAAAAAAGGGGAATGA
- a CDS encoding acyl-CoA thioesterase produces the protein MAQEVNNGYRHILPIQIRFNDVDKFGHVNNTVYFQFYDTAKTEYFATVCEDVDWERVAIVVAKIEADFVSQIKAGDHIAARTRTMKIGNKSFHLEQDIIDVDTLEVKCRCASVMVLYDLEHHQTMPFPEAWRQAIRQYDGLE, from the coding sequence ATGGCACAAGAAGTAAATAACGGCTATAGACATATCTTGCCGATTCAGATTCGATTCAACGACGTGGATAAGTTTGGCCACGTCAACAATACCGTTTATTTTCAGTTCTACGATACGGCCAAGACCGAGTACTTTGCCACCGTTTGCGAGGATGTGGATTGGGAGCGCGTAGCCATTGTGGTAGCGAAGATCGAGGCCGACTTCGTGTCACAGATCAAGGCAGGCGACCATATCGCAGCGCGTACGCGTACGATGAAGATTGGCAATAAGAGTTTCCATCTCGAACAGGACATTATCGATGTTGATACCCTGGAGGTGAAGTGCCGTTGCGCTTCAGTGATGGTGCTCTACGACTTGGAACATCATCAGACCATGCCCTTCCCAGAGGCCTGGCGCCAGGCTATCCGTCAGTACGACGGACTGGAGTGA
- a CDS encoding HindVP family restriction endonuclease: protein MAKKDTKEVACFVEGVLPGLFGQKYSSRDYRYEDSWGKNQFNSSFPASLVAYMGSKGVNPIYICTNKKNEVVHKTINTTDLFGVNPLGEDAYYNYEAEYYPYEQFYYAAKKEKIDLVMINRSTEVAASGLEVKLTTLPDNTTKDLEESEYGSEIVVRSPTILFLACSICSCYNSEKGKNRLHSILNTIGSEIKNWSEIRQVLPHYKAICKAILDVSIDLSNKQIPLIIQPIWKTDKKLKDFADDCLDVFVWSNLSVIQMCLRETNADNDISRNQRTIIWLYKMLWDFSLYGSFNYTGIVNELAYNYKTDKAFSISGKLTNPLMRCPELTKPRISKYEIKNIILGDGQKLLSPERRFDAFIVSHPELFK from the coding sequence ATGGCTAAAAAAGACACAAAAGAAGTAGCTTGTTTCGTTGAGGGTGTTTTACCAGGTTTATTTGGACAGAAATACTCAAGTCGAGACTATAGATATGAAGATTCATGGGGTAAGAATCAGTTTAATAGCTCATTCCCAGCCTCGTTAGTTGCTTATATGGGTAGTAAAGGAGTTAACCCTATTTATATTTGTACGAATAAAAAGAATGAAGTTGTTCATAAAACGATCAATACAACAGATCTGTTTGGCGTTAATCCTTTAGGTGAAGATGCATATTATAATTATGAGGCTGAATATTATCCCTATGAGCAATTTTATTATGCAGCTAAGAAAGAGAAAATAGATTTGGTAATGATAAATCGTAGTACAGAGGTGGCAGCTAGCGGCTTGGAAGTTAAATTAACTACCCTTCCTGATAATACTACGAAAGATTTGGAAGAATCTGAATATGGAAGTGAGATTGTTGTAAGGTCTCCTACTATTTTATTTTTGGCTTGCAGTATATGTTCATGCTATAACAGCGAGAAAGGTAAAAATAGACTGCATTCGATTTTGAATACAATTGGATCCGAAATAAAAAATTGGAGTGAAATAAGACAGGTACTTCCTCATTATAAAGCTATTTGTAAAGCTATACTTGATGTTTCCATAGATTTAAGTAACAAGCAGATTCCTTTAATTATTCAACCGATTTGGAAAACTGATAAGAAATTAAAGGATTTCGCAGATGATTGTCTTGATGTATTTGTTTGGTCAAATCTTTCTGTTATACAGATGTGTTTAAGAGAGACTAATGCGGATAACGATATTTCACGCAATCAGCGAACAATTATCTGGCTATATAAGATGCTATGGGACTTTAGTCTATATGGAAGTTTTAATTACACGGGTATCGTTAACGAGCTAGCATATAATTATAAAACAGACAAGGCTTTTTCTATTAGTGGAAAATTGACAAATCCATTGATGAGATGTCCAGAATTGACAAAGCCTAGAATAAGTAAATATGAAATTAAAAACATCATTTTGGGTGATGGTCAGAAGCTTCTCAGCCCAGAAAGAAGGTTTGATGCGTTTATTGTAAGTCATCCAGAGTTATTCAAATGA
- a CDS encoding DNA cytosine methyltransferase yields the protein MKVVDLFCGCGGLSLGFQKAGFNILAAFDNWDDAITVYHANFKHPVIKQDLSNVDQTVEKVKKYKPDMIIGGPPCQDFSSAGKRDENNGRGDLTINYAQVIAALKPDWFVMENVDRITKTEKLVEAKTIFKQCGYGLTYAILNASRCGAPQRRKRFIMIGHLGEEDGFMSNILELRQSDKEMTVADYFGSQLDIQYYYRHPRSYARRGIFSVNEPSPTIRGVNRPMPAGYQLHSNDPVKSLEGIRPLTTLERSMIQTFPKDFRFLGNKTNMEQMIGNAVPVNLARYVGECIMAYLGNNNPVNYEQLREDYPEKIVNNSSVSINPELKVDKEKNVLISLVKNDNVDLFLDGSARIYYTGKKFPSTVALNKLYYFMPYVKQKGIRDIYLIKIARVGSKHEIHPDADENDLRLVFEIEKIGQLFDDYKPVELKIWHTFTDTTIKSVLSNRL from the coding sequence ATGAAAGTAGTTGATTTGTTTTGTGGGTGTGGTGGCCTAAGTCTTGGCTTCCAGAAAGCAGGATTTAATATTCTTGCTGCTTTTGATAATTGGGATGATGCGATAACGGTGTATCATGCTAATTTTAAGCATCCTGTAATAAAACAGGATTTGTCAAATGTAGATCAGACTGTAGAAAAAGTAAAAAAATATAAACCTGATATGATAATTGGTGGTCCTCCTTGTCAGGACTTTTCTTCAGCAGGAAAACGAGACGAAAATAATGGACGTGGTGATCTTACTATAAATTATGCTCAGGTTATTGCTGCTTTAAAACCAGATTGGTTTGTGATGGAGAATGTAGATCGTATCACCAAAACCGAAAAGTTGGTTGAAGCAAAAACTATTTTTAAGCAGTGTGGTTATGGATTAACGTATGCGATATTAAACGCAAGTCGTTGTGGTGCACCACAACGTCGCAAACGATTCATAATGATAGGTCATCTGGGCGAAGAAGACGGTTTTATGTCGAATATTCTTGAGTTACGCCAATCTGATAAAGAAATGACTGTTGCAGATTATTTTGGAAGTCAGCTAGATATTCAGTACTATTATCGCCATCCACGTAGTTATGCTCGAAGAGGTATTTTCAGTGTAAACGAGCCTAGTCCAACAATTCGTGGAGTCAATCGTCCTATGCCTGCCGGATATCAATTGCATAGTAATGATCCAGTAAAGTCATTAGAAGGAATACGCCCTCTAACAACATTGGAAAGAAGTATGATACAGACATTCCCCAAAGATTTTAGATTCCTTGGAAATAAGACTAATATGGAACAGATGATTGGCAATGCAGTTCCTGTTAATTTGGCAAGATACGTGGGTGAATGTATTATGGCTTATTTGGGCAATAATAATCCTGTTAATTACGAACAACTACGAGAGGATTATCCGGAAAAAATAGTGAATAATTCATCTGTCTCAATTAATCCTGAATTAAAAGTAGATAAGGAGAAGAACGTATTAATAAGTCTTGTGAAAAACGATAATGTAGACCTGTTTTTAGACGGTTCTGCACGTATTTATTATACAGGGAAAAAGTTTCCATCAACAGTAGCTTTAAATAAGCTATACTATTTTATGCCATATGTTAAGCAAAAGGGTATTCGTGATATTTATCTAATAAAAATAGCCAGAGTTGGTTCTAAGCACGAGATACATCCTGATGCAGATGAAAATGATCTACGTTTGGTATTCGAGATAGAAAAAATAGGTCAGCTATTTGATGACTACAAACCTGTAGAATTAAAAATTTGGCATACGTTTACGGATACGACTATTAAGAGTGTTTTGTCTAATAGATTATAG
- a CDS encoding metallophosphoesterase produces MITACATEDNPPVWEGKTTSLFVATDRHEAGNGNNLAAAIQKVANRNGIVTPSVVLLGGDYVGSGPDAGDTGQPAFTLADLRSEIFSSLNPNKTEIFFTYGSHDRNCTDDYSAFFSGPHRCDGYYIYGISYAQMAYATDSLTRAAVALYDEQGDNIPGNNPPSANNDSTMPMPLLPSGGLRAYNGIDIADPYGISAESASARFAAWADTLSGHDPIIVMSHVPIHASRNDNPGGLRWFNTLSRAAQKHDIVLLFGHNHTLEERGNSSDSGMYLLAPGDSITVQGDSVQGAQRQQLPFTYANAGYLKLGWCTLITFNDTDADGHPDYLQLRRFSAIGDKATLFGSTDKPNPWLITLKAK; encoded by the coding sequence ATGATAACTGCTTGTGCTACGGAAGACAATCCACCTGTTTGGGAAGGTAAAACTACCTCGCTATTTGTCGCGACCGACCGTCATGAGGCGGGCAATGGCAACAATCTGGCAGCAGCTATTCAAAAGGTTGCCAACCGCAATGGTATTGTTACTCCAAGTGTTGTGCTGCTCGGAGGCGACTACGTAGGCAGTGGTCCTGATGCAGGAGATACAGGACAACCAGCCTTCACACTTGCCGACCTCCGATCAGAGATTTTCTCATCACTTAATCCTAACAAGACAGAGATATTCTTTACTTACGGCTCACATGACCGGAACTGCACCGATGACTATTCAGCCTTCTTTAGTGGTCCCCATCGATGCGATGGCTATTATATCTATGGTATCAGCTACGCTCAAATGGCTTATGCTACCGACTCGTTGACACGAGCTGCAGTAGCTCTTTACGATGAGCAAGGTGATAACATTCCAGGCAACAATCCTCCATCTGCTAATAATGATAGTACCATGCCGATGCCACTGCTACCATCTGGCGGCTTGCGCGCCTACAATGGTATCGACATAGCCGACCCTTACGGCATTTCAGCCGAATCGGCCTCCGCCCGCTTCGCGGCATGGGCTGACACCCTAAGCGGTCACGACCCAATCATCGTGATGTCACACGTGCCTATTCACGCTTCTCGTAATGACAACCCCGGCGGGCTACGCTGGTTCAATACCCTTAGCCGTGCCGCCCAAAAACACGACATCGTCCTACTGTTTGGACACAATCACACCCTCGAAGAACGAGGCAACTCGTCCGACTCAGGCATGTACCTTCTCGCCCCTGGCGACAGCATCACCGTACAAGGTGACAGCGTTCAAGGCGCACAGCGCCAACAACTTCCGTTCACCTATGCCAACGCTGGCTACCTCAAGCTTGGCTGGTGCACGCTTATCACCTTCAACGACACCGATGCCGACGGCCATCCTGACTACTTGCAGCTGCGCCGTTTCAGCGCCATCGGTGACAAAGCCACCCTTTTCGGTTCCACCGACAAGCCAAATCCTTGGCTCATCACCTTAAAAGCAAAATAG